In a genomic window of Thioalkalivibrio sp. XN279:
- a CDS encoding YbhB/YbcL family Raf kinase inhibitor-like protein: protein MKLIVEGIDHGKPIPEKFAFGVQDEASHVRLGENLSPGVRWDGLPEGTRTLVLICVDDDVPTKPDDVNQEGRTVPASLPRGKFYHWVMVDLPPTPGGFPEGACSRGVTARGKTSPQGPEGARQGRNDYTAWFDGDAEMGGVYLGYDGPCPPWNDEIPHHYHFILYATDLERCPVEGAFTAEEVETALIGHVLASAKVTGIYSLNPDVPAG, encoded by the coding sequence ATGAAACTGATCGTCGAAGGCATCGACCACGGCAAGCCCATCCCGGAGAAATTCGCCTTCGGGGTGCAGGACGAGGCCAGCCACGTGCGGCTCGGGGAGAACCTGAGCCCGGGCGTCCGCTGGGACGGACTGCCCGAGGGCACCAGGACCCTGGTGCTGATCTGCGTCGACGACGACGTGCCGACGAAGCCCGACGACGTCAACCAGGAAGGGCGCACCGTGCCGGCCTCACTGCCGCGCGGCAAGTTCTATCACTGGGTGATGGTCGACCTGCCGCCGACGCCAGGCGGCTTTCCGGAGGGCGCCTGCAGCCGCGGCGTGACGGCGCGCGGCAAGACCTCGCCGCAGGGGCCCGAGGGCGCGCGCCAGGGGCGCAACGACTACACCGCGTGGTTCGACGGCGACGCGGAAATGGGCGGCGTGTACCTCGGCTACGACGGGCCGTGCCCGCCCTGGAACGACGAGATCCCGCATCACTATCACTTCATCCTCTACGCCACGGACCTGGAGCGCTGCCCGGTGGAAGGCGCGTTCACGGCCGAAGAAGTGGAGACCGCGCTCATCGGCCACGTGCTGGCCAGCGCGAAAGTGACCGGGATCTACTCGCTCAATCCGGACGTGCCGGCGGGCTGA
- the rocD gene encoding ornithine--oxo-acid transaminase produces MHPLIELEGRHCAQNYHPLPVVLVRGDGPYVWDDQGRRYLDMMSAYSAVSHGHAHPRIVNALVEQARTLNIVSRAFHSDRLGEFLARACRLTGQDMALPMNTGAEAVETAMKAARKWAWQVKGVPDGEQEIIACAGNFHGRTIAICGLSTEQQYRAGFGPFPPGLKTVPYGDAAALEAAITPRTAAFLVEPIQGEGGIVIPPAGYLAACAEICRRHDVMLIADEVQTGLGRTGKLLACEHEGVKPDGLVLGKALGGGVLPVSMFLARRELMAVFRPGDHGSTFGGNPLAAAVGLEALQVLEDEDLAGQSASKGAWLLEELHRIDSPLVREVRGRGLFIGIEIDPAQASAREVVLALMARGLLSKETHATVVRLAPPLAIPMELLEWAVAQLRAVLTEGGLRP; encoded by the coding sequence ATGCACCCGCTGATCGAACTCGAAGGCCGACACTGCGCGCAGAACTACCATCCGCTGCCGGTGGTGCTGGTGCGCGGCGACGGTCCGTACGTGTGGGACGACCAGGGCCGGCGCTACCTCGACATGATGAGCGCCTACTCGGCGGTGAGCCACGGCCACGCCCACCCGCGCATCGTCAACGCGCTCGTCGAGCAGGCGCGCACGCTCAACATCGTCTCGCGCGCCTTCCACAGCGACCGTCTCGGCGAGTTCCTGGCGCGCGCCTGCCGCCTCACCGGCCAGGACATGGCGCTGCCGATGAACACCGGCGCGGAGGCCGTCGAGACGGCCATGAAGGCGGCGCGCAAGTGGGCCTGGCAGGTCAAGGGCGTGCCCGACGGCGAGCAGGAAATCATTGCCTGCGCGGGCAACTTCCACGGCCGCACCATCGCCATCTGCGGCCTGTCGACCGAGCAGCAGTACCGCGCGGGCTTCGGCCCCTTCCCGCCCGGCCTCAAGACCGTGCCCTACGGCGACGCTGCGGCGCTGGAAGCGGCCATCACGCCGCGCACCGCCGCCTTCCTGGTCGAGCCCATCCAGGGCGAGGGCGGTATCGTCATTCCCCCGGCGGGTTATCTCGCCGCCTGCGCCGAGATCTGCCGCCGCCATGACGTCATGCTCATTGCCGACGAGGTGCAGACCGGGCTGGGCCGCACCGGCAAGCTGCTGGCGTGCGAGCACGAGGGCGTGAAGCCCGACGGCCTGGTGCTCGGCAAGGCGCTGGGCGGCGGCGTGCTGCCGGTGTCCATGTTCCTCGCCCGGCGCGAGCTGATGGCGGTGTTCCGCCCGGGCGACCACGGCAGCACCTTCGGCGGCAACCCGCTGGCTGCTGCGGTCGGCCTCGAAGCACTGCAGGTGCTGGAGGACGAGGACCTGGCCGGGCAGAGCGCGTCCAAGGGCGCGTGGCTGCTGGAGGAACTGCACCGCATCGACAGCCCGCTGGTGCGCGAGGTGCGCGGCCGCGGGCTGTTCATCGGCATCGAGATCGACCCGGCGCAGGCCAGCGCGCGCGAAGTCGTGCTGGCGCTGATGGCGCGCGGGCTGTTGAGCAAGGAAACCCACGCCACGGTGGTGCGGCTGGCGCCGCCCCTGGCGATTCCGATGGAGTTGCTGGAATGGGCGGTGGCACAGCTGCGCGCCGTGCTGACAGAAGGAGGACTGCGGCCATGA
- a CDS encoding alpha/beta hydrolase → MNALYRDQPWRPPRPEALEIPGPAGPLEAIVEDPATPDGAEPPALAVVCHPHPLYQGTMRNKVVHTVARAANRLGAPSVRFNFRGVGASAGAWDEGRGETEDALAVIEWARRRWPGLPLWLAGFSFGSYVALRAAPQARPAALVTVAPPVQRFPLGGAWQPGAPWLVVQGEADELVDWHAVRDWALAQTPPPELVLLPETSHFFHGRLGELQQSVQDFLGRFADGSEA, encoded by the coding sequence ATGAACGCATTGTACCGTGATCAGCCGTGGCGGCCGCCGCGGCCCGAAGCGCTGGAAATACCGGGCCCGGCCGGTCCCCTGGAAGCCATCGTCGAAGACCCCGCGACGCCGGACGGCGCGGAACCCCCGGCGCTGGCGGTGGTCTGTCATCCCCATCCGCTGTACCAGGGCACCATGCGCAACAAGGTGGTGCACACGGTGGCACGGGCCGCCAACCGCCTCGGCGCGCCGTCGGTGCGCTTCAACTTCCGCGGCGTCGGCGCCAGCGCCGGCGCCTGGGACGAGGGGCGCGGCGAGACCGAGGACGCGCTGGCGGTGATCGAGTGGGCGCGCCGGCGCTGGCCGGGCCTGCCGCTGTGGCTGGCCGGGTTCTCTTTCGGCAGCTACGTGGCGCTGCGGGCGGCGCCGCAGGCGCGGCCCGCGGCGCTGGTGACGGTGGCGCCGCCGGTGCAGCGTTTTCCGCTCGGCGGCGCCTGGCAGCCCGGGGCGCCGTGGCTGGTGGTGCAGGGCGAGGCGGACGAACTGGTCGACTGGCACGCGGTGCGTGACTGGGCGCTGGCGCAAACGCCGCCGCCGGAGCTGGTGCTGTTGCCCGAGACCAGCCACTTTTTCCATGGGCGCCTCGGCGAGCTGCAGCAGTCGGTGCAGGATTTCCTCGGGCGCTTTGCAGACGGGAGC